The genome window ACAGATCGTCATGTTTCAGAATCGGATTCTTCGCCAGCTTCGGCCCCATCCCGCCAGTCGCACCGGCGCCGTGACAGGCCTGGCAATTATGCTCGAAGATGCCCGCCCCTCTTGTCGCCACGCCGACGAGCGGACCGTTGTCCGCCGGCTCCTGCGTGAGCGGCTCCGCTTTTCTCAATTCCTGATCGAGCGGCGGGAGATGATCCGGCGCAGCCGGGTGATAACGGGCCGACAGGTACCGCACGAGCAGGTCGGCTTCATCATCGGCAATCTCCGCCCCCCAATGTTTCATCTTGTCGACCGTCGCAGCCCAGCGGTCTTTCGGCAAGCGCTGTTGAGCCACCAGATCCGGACTGTGGCACACCGAGCAACGCGCCACGATCAGCCCTTCGGCACGCGGCGCCAGCGTTGCGCTCACCGACGCCTGATCGTCTTCCTGCGCCGCCGTCAGCACGACAAGACCGGCCACTGCCAACAACACTGCACCGATGATCGCAGAGGTACGCACTATCATCATATCTGCACCGTCACAGACACACGGTCCCACCCGTTCCACAAGAACCCGCTGGGATTCCACGGACTCTCTTGGGGTTGAACCTGTCCCGCGGCATCCGTCGCACGACAAAGGATCGTCACGGCCCCGGCCCCCTTGGGCTTCCACAGGAACTGCCATTGCCGCCAGGCATAGGGCTCGTCTTCGCCGACCAGCCGCGCCGGCTCCCAGGTCTTGCCGTCATCGAACGAAAGCTCCACGGTCGCCACAGCCTCTTCTCCGCTCCAGGCCACGCCCTGCACAGTGACCGGTCCTCGCCCGACCTCATCGCCGTTGACGGGTGAAGCGATCAGTGACTTCACGACCATCGCCTCCACGGGAACCATCGACGTCCCCGGCAGGCCGGAGTTCGGTTGGATGGCCGTGACCGGCACACGATACGCCGTCTGCATGTAATACCCCTTGGCTTCGTCTGCCTGCACCGTGATCTCCGTCAACCATTTGGTACAGGAATCCGCCATCCAGCCCGGAGTAATGACTCGCAACGGCGCGCCATGCAACAACGGCAAGGGGCGTCCATTCATCTCATACGCCAGGATCGTGTCCGGATGAACGGCTTTCTCCAACGGGATGCTTCGCGTAAACAATGGAACAGAGGCCACAACCGGGCGATCAGCGCCTTGGAGTTGCACGTGCTTCGCGGCCGGCCGTAGGCCGGCTTTGGCCAGCACGTCCCGCAGCCGCACACCAGTCCATTGCGCATTGCCGACCGCGCCGCGCTCCCATTGCACACCCGGCACCTTCGGACGATGGAACGCGCGCCCGTTGCCGCTACATTGGACGACGGCCGTGATCGTTACCCGTTCAAACTCTTTGAGATCCCTGAGTGTGAGTTCCAACGGATGTTCGATCAATCCCCCGACATGCAGCCGCCAATTGGCCTCGGCAATCAATTCGGGCGCGGGCGGACCGAAATGACTTCTTACGAAAAATCGATGATTAGGGGTCACATAGGACGTGAATTCGCGCACGGGCGTTTCCGCATCGTACGGTCGCATCACGCGTACGGTCTGCGGGCCGGTTTCCGGTGACGCTGTCTGCTGGGCCAGCGCCGGTCGCATCTGACGCCAGACCGCGAGTCCGCCGATCATAGCGGCCATCCGCTTGAACAGTGTTCGACGGGAGGATGACACGGACTCGCTCATGGATGCACTCCCGTTGCATGAGGATTGAGCTGGATCGTGACGGGCGGGGCGCCGGAGAAAGATTGATGCACCGTGCACCCGTGGGCGACCTTCAACAAGCGCTCTTTCATGTCCGGCGTGAGACGATGCGGCAACCGGATCGTCAATACCATCTTCCCCACGCGATGAGGTCCCTCGGCCATCTCCCACTCGGCATCCACCCCGAGGCCGTCACGGGAAATGTCATGCCGTGCGCAGAACTGCCCGACGAAGTAACCGACGCAGCTGGCGACCGAGCCGACAAAGAGTTCGACCGGACTCATCCCCGCATCGTGGCCGCCATCTTCTTCCGGCTGATCGGTCACCACACGATGCCGACCGCTGGTGACGTCGTATCTGGTGCCACCGTGATACGCGACCGTGAGTTTCATGTCATCCGCTCCTGCGTCCTTCGTGAATGGAGAGCGCGACAGGCGCGACTCGCCAAGATGAAACTTCCAACCCGTCACGCGTTTCTCGCACGTCTCGCGCACTAGTACGGCGTATCCGCCGGTTTGCCGCCCTTTGGCCAATCGTGCTGCTTGCCGGGGAAATCAGGACGCGGCTGGCTGTTCACATAGGCCGCCACATCGAAAGCCTCATCGTCGGTCAGTGTCCAGCCCCAGCCTCTCGGCATATTGGACTTGATGAACGGCGCCGCCACCGTGATACGAGCCATCCCTGCCGCAATACTGTAGGAATGCGGACCCCAGACCGGCGGTGCGGCCATCGTCCCTTGCCCCTCCGCTCCATGGCAGAACACACACTTCGTCGCGAACTGTTTTTTCCCGTTCACGGGATCGGGAATGTGGCTGGAGGTCAGACGTGGGATCCCGCGCCATGGCACCGCACTACCCGGTGGGAGGTTTTGCGACAACCACTCGATGTAGGCCACGACGGCCTGTAACTTGGAACTATCGGAGGGAAGAGCTTTCCCGTTCATGCTGCGCTCGAAACATTCATTGATGCGATCCGCCAGCGTCATCTGCCGATCCGCTCGCGCCCGGTATTCCGGATACAACCGGCTGATGCCCACAAACGACGCGGTGTTCGGATTCAGGCCGGCATCGAGATGACAATTCGTGCAATTCAGCCGATTGCCCACGTAGGGCCGCCCGTAGTCCTGTGTATCGACCACAATCTTGTAGCCTAAGCGAATCTGCTCGCCTCGTTGATCGCCGGGGATCAGCTCAGGCGATGGCGGCGCAAACACCATATCGGCGGACGTTAACCCGTCACCCCTATGGCCGGACTCAAGAGTCGAAACGACCTTCGGGGTTGGCGTGCATCCACCTTCACCGACCAGCAATCCAACCGCAATGACGCATGTCCAGAGATATAATCGCATTGCCTCCCCGCTAGCCCTTCTTCCCAGGGGCGATCGGACAGGTATTGATCCCGAATACAGTCCAGAGCGGGCAGAATCCAATGGCCCCGGTGACTAGGGCAATGGTCCCAACCACAAGCGCCACCCCGGTACCCACCGGCGGCAATCCCGCAAAAGCTCCGATTCCCAGGGCAATGACTCCAACAACGATTCGAATGGGTCGTTCCACCCCTCCAACATTGCATGCCATCACGACACCTCCCGGTTAAGCTCGCCACTCATCGACCACTTTGCACTCGTAGGAGTCAGGATCTGCTAAAAAGATTCGCTCATTCTCAAGGCCCCTGCTTCAATGTCCGCACATAGGCCAACACATCCCAGATTTCGTCGTCTGATAACGCCGTACTCCATGCCCCCATCGCCGTGTTGGGCTTGCCATCGTGAATTCGTTTGAAGAGACTGGCATCCAAACGGGTCTGAATGCCCGGTGAGGTCAGATCGGCCGGCTTTGGAACGAGGTGAATTCCCATCGCTCCTTTGCCATCGATCCCGTGACAGCGAATACAGGTATTGGAATAGATCTCTCGACCGATCACGGCATCAGAGTCCTTCCCCGGAGCCGGAAGATCTTTCAATCCGCCACCACCGAACCCGACCGAGACTATCCCGATCACACCGATGAATATGATTCCGACAACACGCATACCACCTCTTCTGTTTACAGGAAAACTAATGCGAGCGATGTGCCATCAGTGTGAAAGTCAGGTGAGAAAACTAATCAATGATCCCAGTAGGTTAGCTTCTATACCTGAAGGACAGATAGGCGCGTGACCTTCAAGTGGCGAGAAACACCCCAGGCCAGCTTTCACACACTGTCCCAGGATGCCCCAGTTCGAGGAAATCAACGAATGGTTGGGACGAGGGTGACGTGAGCCTTCATCGAGTTCGAAATCAGGCAATTGGCTTCAGCCTTTTCGATCAGCTCCTTAGCTTTGGCGGCATCCCCACCGGCATGAAGCGTAATCACCGGCTTTAGCGTGATGGCCGTGAATTGAAACTTGCCCTCGACCAATTCCAGCTTTCCTTCAGCCGCACTCTCGTAGGAGGCAAAGGCCAGACCGGCTCGCTCCGCCACCGACAAGAACGTGGTCATCAAACAGATATTGGCAGACGCGACGAATAGATCTTCAGGCGACCAGATGCCGTCATGCCCTTTGAATTCCGGCGGCGTCGCGACCGCCACATCGGGCTTGCCCGCGCAGGAAATCACTCCTTTGCGCTGTTCCGTCCATTTCACCGCCGTGTGATACAGATAGACTTTCGGTTTCGATTCCATACTTCCTCCTAGTCCCTGCTTTCAGCCATCAGCTATAAGCCATGAGCTCTCCGCTACGGCTTGATATAGGCCCATCCCTGTTCCTGCCGCTCCATCAACCGGACCATCGCCGGAACGGTATCCCCGACTTCCGGGATCAAATCCTCACGCACGAGCTTCATCGCTTTCATCGTATTCGAACAGGCGGTATACCGCACGCCATACTCCGCCTTCAAGTCCGCCAGATCCTGCCTGAATGCCGTCGCACCCTTTGCGAGCAACGTCAGACCGGCCCCGTGAACGACCAGTTCCAACTGAAGATGTTCGCGCCCCACCTCCTGGTAGAGGTGTCGGATATTGTTCAGCGCGCCCCGCTGAACTTTCTCGTCGCCCGAGTTCAGATGCATGACGACACGATGCGTTTGATCCACCGGGATCTGCTCGCCCAAACTATGCAGAGGCATGGCGTGAAACAATAACAGCACGCCGAACAGCCCGGTCAGGACGATGGACGATTTCCACATATCTCCCCCCGTCACTTGCGATATTAGGGTGAACCGCCTGCAACCAGTCGAATTAACTGTGTCCCCGCCCAGACAAAAAACACGCCGTACACCGATCCGAAAAACCAGGGAAAGCTGACGGCGCGATGGGCCCACCACTGCCGGTGTTGACGGAACGCCCAGTTCGGCAAGAATACCGGCGGCTCGTTCAGGGGATCTTGGATAGGCAGCCTCGTCTCATGGAGCTGGTAGAGGCCCATGATCAGCTTCTGCCGATCCCAGACGGGAGACTGTTCGATCCCGCGTAATCGCCACTCCCACAAGGCATTCTGACCTGACAATCGCCCAAGCACGATCGCCATCTGGAGACACATCAACACGCCAAACGCACAGAGGAGCGCAATCAACACGGTGAACGACAACGGCAGCAATCCCCGCGAGACGATCAGGCCGATCACCGCCACGAAAATGGAATGGGCCGTCAGATAGTCGGAGAGCATCGTGTGATAGTCGCGCACCCCGGAGGTCCAGAGCATCAGCAAGCGCTCATAGGTAGGATCAAGATCGGAGCGATCCGTCGCCGCACTCATCATGGCCTCCCGTCCGCCACATACAGCCGGACCCAATCACCGACCGCATGCGTGAGAGCCACCACGCAGAGCGCAATCACGAGGTGTTCACCGATGACTTTCCAGGGCGCGATTCCTTGCGTCCTTGCGATAACAAAGCTGAGCCCTGCCAACAAGAACAGGCCCCACATGACGCTGATGAGAATGGCCTGATCGAGCGGCGCCAGCAGAACCGGGACGGCAAAGGTGAGGGCGATGACGAACTTGGCCAGAAACGTGGCCAGGGTCGATTCCCAGATCTGACTGGCCGGACTATTGTTTTTTGATTCTTCCGACACATGGATGCCGAGCGCATCCGACATGGCGTCGGCGATCGCTATCGTCAGAATCCCGCCGATGACGATGGGGCGTGAATGTGTCCCTGAATTCAATCCGACCATCAAGCCCAGCGTAGTAATGACGCCCGACGTCAACCCGAAGCTCAGCCCGGTCTTCCAAGAGACTCTCATGACATGACAGCCATTCCTTCGATCATTTCATCTTCATCGCGGAAACGTCAGGATATAGGCCAGCACATCGCGCATCGCGTCATCCGACACAGTGGACTTCCACGCGTCCATCGCCGTATTCGTCCGGCCGTCATGGATGCTTCGGAGTAACCGTGAATCGGATTTCACCAGGACCTGGCTCGACGTCAGATCCGCCACCGGTGGATCGAACTGCGTCGCGCCATCCCCTCTCCCCTGCGAGCCATGGCAGGCCAGGCAGTATTTCTCATAGACCTGCTTCCCACGATAGAGATTCACCTCGCCTGCCGCAAATCCTGGGATAGTCATCGCCAGCCACCAGCCGATCACGGCGACCACGATCATCCGCATACGGAAATCCGTCATGATCTTCTTATCCCCCACTTCTGATAGCCTGCCACTCATCTACCGATTGCACTCCGGCTGATGGCGCACACAGCTGTGGAGCCACGACGTGACCTGCGTGAGTATGGTCGCGGTTGCCTGATTCGCCGCCAACACCCCCCCGTAAGCATCCTCGCTCGGAGCCTGGGCCACCGCTTCGAAGGTCTTCGTGCTCGCGACCCGAGACTCCTTGAGATCCACGAGCTGGCTACGGAGCGTGATCCGCACGCGGCTCGGCCGTTGCAGAAACTCCTGCTGGACAGCGACCCCCGCCACATCCAACCGATAGTCTCCGCGAATGGAACTCGGCAAGGCGACGACCGTGCGCCAGTCACCGGTTCGACCGGCCGACTGCACCAGCAAAGGCGCAAACAGACGCGCGGGACTCTCGGCCCATTGATTCGTGGCGTAGTATTCCAACTCGAACTGCCGCGTGACATAGACCATCCGCTGCGTCTCGAACCCGGGCTCCGCCTGTGGCAGGCTTATCAACAAAACCGGCCCATCCACTGGAACGGGACGCCCTTCATCAAACCCTCCGTCCGCGCTCAATTGAAAGGTATGAACCGGAAGGGCATCGCCCCGAGGCGAGAAACAGCCCGATGCCGTCAATAACAGCATCATCAACACCATTCGTCCAAACCACGATTTCATCCGTGCCTCCCTATTCGCCGGGTCCGCGGCGCGGCGCCTGCTTCCCGAACACCAGCGCGTTCGGCTCCCGCTCAAGATCACGCACCACGCGATTGAGGGTTCCGGTCAATTGCCGCAGTTCACTCACCAACAGACTCGATTCTGGCAAGGTCTGGCGTGAGAACTGCTCCACTTCCGGCTTCGTCTCATGGACCAACGTCCCGACGGCCTTGCTCGTCACCGCCAACTCGTCGGTCAGTCGCTGGAGCGATGAGGCACTCTTGTTGATCCGCCCGAGCAGTAACGGCACCTGCTCGTTGAGCGACAGGGTCATCTTGGCGAGATTGTCCGCACTCTGCTCCGCGCCGGACAGCCCGCGATCCAGTTGATCCTTGTGCGCGGCGATCGTCTGCGCCACCTCGGACAGGTCTTTGAGTGTCTGCTTCAACCGGACCCGGTTCTCCTCATCCACCACTTCCGACGCCCCCTTCACCAACACATCAAGATCGGTGAGCAGTTTGGCCAGTCCTTTTTCAGATAAGAGCCGCGACATCCCCTCGTCGAGACGGAAGAACAAAGATGGCCCTGTCTTGATCACCGGATATTCCTGCCCCGGCTCGGCCTGCAGCGGAGGGGCATCGCGGCTGCCGCCGGTCAAGTTGATCGT of Nitrospira sp. contains these proteins:
- a CDS encoding OsmC family protein, whose amino-acid sequence is MESKPKVYLYHTAVKWTEQRKGVISCAGKPDVAVATPPEFKGHDGIWSPEDLFVASANICLMTTFLSVAERAGLAFASYESAAEGKLELVEGKFQFTAITLKPVITLHAGGDAAKAKELIEKAEANCLISNSMKAHVTLVPTIR
- a CDS encoding DsrE family protein — encoded protein: MWKSSIVLTGLFGVLLLFHAMPLHSLGEQIPVDQTHRVVMHLNSGDEKVQRGALNNIRHLYQEVGREHLQLELVVHGAGLTLLAKGATAFRQDLADLKAEYGVRYTACSNTMKAMKLVREDLIPEVGDTVPAMVRLMERQEQGWAYIKP
- a CDS encoding c-type cytochrome; translated protein: MSGRLSEVGDKKIMTDFRMRMIVVAVIGWWLAMTIPGFAAGEVNLYRGKQVYEKYCLACHGSQGRGDGATQFDPPVADLTSSQVLVKSDSRLLRSIHDGRTNTAMDAWKSTVSDDAMRDVLAYILTFPR
- a CDS encoding c-type cytochrome, whose translation is MMIVRTSAIIGAVLLAVAGLVVLTAAQEDDQASVSATLAPRAEGLIVARCSVCHSPDLVAQQRLPKDRWAATVDKMKHWGAEIADDEADLLVRYLSARYHPAAPDHLPPLDQELRKAEPLTQEPADNGPLVGVATRGAGIFEHNCQACHGAGATGGMGPKLAKNPILKHDDLFWETVLHGRGPMPAWGSVLSQQDIADVHTWLLTK
- a CDS encoding MlaD family protein, producing the protein MEPKVNYFLVGSFVVVLGAAMVIGMFWLGKTDYRGVNDRYEAFMRESVAGLSVDSTVKYRGVDVGRVKAITLNQSNPEEVLLTLDIARGTPIKTDTIAVLETQGLTGLATINLTGGSRDAPPLQAEPGQEYPVIKTGPSLFFRLDEGMSRLLSEKGLAKLLTDLDVLVKGASEVVDEENRVRLKQTLKDLSEVAQTIAAHKDQLDRGLSGAEQSADNLAKMTLSLNEQVPLLLGRINKSASSLQRLTDELAVTSKAVGTLVHETKPEVEQFSRQTLPESSLLVSELRQLTGTLNRVVRDLEREPNALVFGKQAPRRGPGE
- a CDS encoding c-type cytochrome, translating into MRLYLWTCVIAVGLLVGEGGCTPTPKVVSTLESGHRGDGLTSADMVFAPPSPELIPGDQRGEQIRLGYKIVVDTQDYGRPYVGNRLNCTNCHLDAGLNPNTASFVGISRLYPEYRARADRQMTLADRINECFERSMNGKALPSDSSKLQAVVAYIEWLSQNLPPGSAVPWRGIPRLTSSHIPDPVNGKKQFATKCVFCHGAEGQGTMAAPPVWGPHSYSIAAGMARITVAAPFIKSNMPRGWGWTLTDDEAFDVAAYVNSQPRPDFPGKQHDWPKGGKPADTPY
- a CDS encoding cytochrome c — encoded protein: MRVVGIIFIGVIGIVSVGFGGGGLKDLPAPGKDSDAVIGREIYSNTCIRCHGIDGKGAMGIHLVPKPADLTSPGIQTRLDASLFKRIHDGKPNTAMGAWSTALSDDEIWDVLAYVRTLKQGP
- a CDS encoding ABC-type transport auxiliary lipoprotein family protein, whose translation is MKSWFGRMVLMMLLLTASGCFSPRGDALPVHTFQLSADGGFDEGRPVPVDGPVLLISLPQAEPGFETQRMVYVTRQFELEYYATNQWAESPARLFAPLLVQSAGRTGDWRTVVALPSSIRGDYRLDVAGVAVQQEFLQRPSRVRITLRSQLVDLKESRVASTKTFEAVAQAPSEDAYGGVLAANQATATILTQVTSWLHSCVRHQPECNR
- a CDS encoding DUF2892 domain-containing protein, which codes for MACNVGGVERPIRIVVGVIALGIGAFAGLPPVGTGVALVVGTIALVTGAIGFCPLWTVFGINTCPIAPGKKG
- a CDS encoding sulfite oxidase, with translation MSESVSSSRRTLFKRMAAMIGGLAVWRQMRPALAQQTASPETGPQTVRVMRPYDAETPVREFTSYVTPNHRFFVRSHFGPPAPELIAEANWRLHVGGLIEHPLELTLRDLKEFERVTITAVVQCSGNGRAFHRPKVPGVQWERGAVGNAQWTGVRLRDVLAKAGLRPAAKHVQLQGADRPVVASVPLFTRSIPLEKAVHPDTILAYEMNGRPLPLLHGAPLRVITPGWMADSCTKWLTEITVQADEAKGYYMQTAYRVPVTAIQPNSGLPGTSMVPVEAMVVKSLIASPVNGDEVGRGPVTVQGVAWSGEEAVATVELSFDDGKTWEPARLVGEDEPYAWRQWQFLWKPKGAGAVTILCRATDAAGQVQPQESPWNPSGFLWNGWDRVSVTVQI
- a CDS encoding OsmC family protein, giving the protein MKLTVAYHGGTRYDVTSGRHRVVTDQPEEDGGHDAGMSPVELFVGSVASCVGYFVGQFCARHDISRDGLGVDAEWEMAEGPHRVGKMVLTIRLPHRLTPDMKERLLKVAHGCTVHQSFSGAPPVTIQLNPHATGVHP